The Alphaproteobacteria bacterium genomic sequence CGAGGTCGAAGGAAGCCCGGAGAGAGACGGAACCTACTATGATCTGGCCACACTTACGGAAACGGTCGTCGAGGCGTCTTGAGCGCCCTGTGTTGTAAATGAACGGGAAGGAACGCAAATGAGGGTAGCGGTAGCGCAGTTCGAGGTAACGGACGATGTCGACGCGAATTTGCAGACGTGCTTGCGGATGATCGATAAGGCGCAAGCCGACTGCGACCCGGATCTCATCGTTTTGCCGGAATACTGCAACCACCCGCCGCTCTACCGCGATTCCGAGCATTGCTATGAGGTTGCCGAGCAAACGGACGGTGCGTTCCTCAAAGCGATCGCCGACAAGGCCAAGGAACTGCAATGCCTGATCCAAGTCAACGTAACGGTGCGCCATCGAAATAACGCCGTGCGCAACACCAATCACATGTTTGGACCGGAGGGGGGCAAGCTAGGCGAATCGAGCAAGAGTTTCCTGATTGCGGGAGAAAACTTCTTCTTCGAGAAGCCCGACGAACCGGCGGATATCATGGAAACGCCGTTCGGCAAGATCGGCATGTATTCCTGCATGGACGGCGTTTCAATGGAAGTGGCGCGCGGTCTTTCGCTGCGCGGTGCGCAGCTCTTGTCCAACAGTTTGTGTTCCTTTGCGCCGGACGAGGATTGGTTGCACCTGCCGGTCCGGGCGGCCGAAAACAAGGTCTACGTTGCCGCGGCAAATAAAGTCGGGCGGTTGGTTCCCGAAGCGCTGGTTCCTGCCCTTGCCGGCGACCGCGATCCGCAGGATGCGCGCGAGATGATGGGGGGTGGGGCAAGCCAAATCGTGGCGCCCGACGGGACCGTGCTGGCCCGTGCCCCGGTCGAGACCGAAGCTGTCGTCTGGGCCGATATCGATTTGGGCGTCGCCACAAAAAAGGGACGACCGGACGGTTCGGATATCTTCGCTGACCGCCGTCCCGAGCTCTACGGGGCGATCGCGTCCGAACCAACACCGCATCGCGAGATTACCGGTGTGGAGACGCTGCTGGCCGGGGTCGTTAACGGCGCGCGGGACGATGTCCTTGCATCGGTGAAGGAGGCGGTGGGGCGCGGCGTCGAGTTTTTGACTCTCCCCGAACTTGCCTTCCTCCCCAACGGCAAGGTCGGCGACGCATCGAAGGCAGCGGCGGTCTGTCGTGACGGAATCTCGGCGGTTGGTAAGATTTTGTCGGCGGCGAAGCAGGATTGTCTTGTGGCGGCGTCGGTCGTGTATGCCGAAGGCGACAAGTTCACCCACCGGGGGGTTCTGATCGGCCGCGAGGGCGTCGTGTTCCACCAGGACGCGGTGCACACCTGCGGGCGCCATCCTTGGGTGACAGCCTTTGCCGATGGTTTCGATACGATCGATTTGCCCCAGGGCCGAGTCGGTCTCGTGGTCGGCGGCGACGCGGCGATCGTTGAATCGTTCCGGCTGCTCGCGCTAAAGGATGCCGCTATCGTCGGGGTGCCGACGCGGGTGTTGGAACGCTGGGAGATCGATACCGGTCTGCTCGAACGCGCCGCGGAAAACCGGCTCAGTTTGGTCGTCGCGACGGAACCCTCGCGCGAGGGAACTAGCCTGATTGTCACCCTGGACAAGGACTTTACCCAAGGCACCCAACGCGCCGACGGTCAGCGTCGTGCGAGAACCCTGAGCTGGCCGATTGCCGCCTATGCGGATCGGGATGCGCAGGTGATGACTGCGCCGATCTATCCGACGGCGTCGGCGAATCGGTTCTGTTTCTTTGCGACCGACCTTGTGGACGGGCGTCCTTGGCATCTTGCGGGCGCGATCGCCGACGCCAATCCAGGAAACTAACTCGGCGTCTGCAAGCAGAAAAAGTCCGGTTAGGACGCGCGACCGGGGTTTCTCACCGTAGCGGGCAGAGTAGGGACCTCAAGGGCATGGGGAGCGTTCCCCTCGACATAGTTCTGCCACATCATCTCGCAGGCACTTTCGAAGTGGCGGGTCAGCCGGTCGATGTCGAACAGCGGTTCGGTATCTCGGTTGGCGCGCAGTTTGGCCCGTAGTTCCGCAAGGCGTTCCGGTTGGCGCGCATACATTGTTGCCTTCTTCTCGTAGTCGTCGAGCGACGCAGCGATCAACTCCGGGGCGCCAATCGCACTTACCAATGTTGCGCCGTTTCGCGCGGGCGGCGTATCGCCGTACAGCGTCAAGACCGGTACGCCCGCCCACAGCGAGTCGGTAGTCGTTACACCGCCGCCGTGGTGCAGGTTGTCGAGGGCGAGATCGGCAAGGGGTAGACGGGCAAGGTGGCGCGGATGCGCGATGGTATCGGAAAAGATGAGGCGGTCGGGATCGACGCCACGGGCTTGCGCTTCCCGTTTCAGGTTCTTTTGGCTGG encodes the following:
- a CDS encoding carbon-nitrogen hydrolase family protein translates to MRVAVAQFEVTDDVDANLQTCLRMIDKAQADCDPDLIVLPEYCNHPPLYRDSEHCYEVAEQTDGAFLKAIADKAKELQCLIQVNVTVRHRNNAVRNTNHMFGPEGGKLGESSKSFLIAGENFFFEKPDEPADIMETPFGKIGMYSCMDGVSMEVARGLSLRGAQLLSNSLCSFAPDEDWLHLPVRAAENKVYVAAANKVGRLVPEALVPALAGDRDPQDAREMMGGGASQIVAPDGTVLARAPVETEAVVWADIDLGVATKKGRPDGSDIFADRRPELYGAIASEPTPHREITGVETLLAGVVNGARDDVLASVKEAVGRGVEFLTLPELAFLPNGKVGDASKAAAVCRDGISAVGKILSAAKQDCLVAASVVYAEGDKFTHRGVLIGREGVVFHQDAVHTCGRHPWVTAFADGFDTIDLPQGRVGLVVGGDAAIVESFRLLALKDAAIVGVPTRVLERWEIDTGLLERAAENRLSLVVATEPSREGTSLIVTLDKDFTQGTQRADGQRRARTLSWPIAAYADRDAQVMTAPIYPTASANRFCFFATDLVDGRPWHLAGAIADANPGN